One Coffea arabica cultivar ET-39 chromosome 5e, Coffea Arabica ET-39 HiFi, whole genome shotgun sequence DNA segment encodes these proteins:
- the LOC113743436 gene encoding DNA topoisomerase 1 isoform X2, translating into MGKLKKRIRPRDITINIGKDAPIPECPIRGERWKEIRHDNTVTWLAFWNDPINPKEFKYVFLAASSTLKGQSDKEKYEKARLLKDYIHGIRTAYTKDFASKDPMKKQIAVATYLIDKLALRAGNEKDDDEADTVGCCTLKVENVEPVPPNILKFDFLGKDSIRYQNEVEVESGVFKAIQQFRSGKEGSEDLFDKLDTSKLNAHLKELMPGLTAKVFRTYNASITLDDMLSRKTNGGDVLEKVVVYQQANKEVAIICNHQRTVSKTHSAQMSRLNEKIEELKGVLEELKTDLSRAKKGKPPLKNADGKPKRNLNPEALERKIAQTNAKIEKMERDKETKEDLKTVALGTSKINYLDPRITVAWCKRHEVPIEKIFNKSLLAKFAWSMDVDPSFRF; encoded by the exons ATGGGAAAGTTGAAAAAACGCATTCGTCCAAGAGACATTACCATAAACATCGGAAAGGATGCTCCAATTCCAGAATGTCCCATCCGTGGTGAAAG ATGGAAGGAAATAAGGCATGACAACACAGTGACCTGGTTAGCATTTTGGAATGATCCAATTAATCCAAAGGAATTCAAATATGTTTTTCTTGCAGCCAGCAGCACCTTAAAGGGGCAAAgtgataaagaaaaatatgagaaggCAAGGCTGTTAAAG GACTATATTCATGGCATTAGAACTGCTTATACTAAGGATTTTGCCAGTAAAGATCCAATGAAGAAGCAAATAGCAGTTGCAACTTATCTTATAGATAAACTAGCCCTCAGGGCAGGCAATGAGAAG GATGATGATGAAGCAGATACAGTTGGTTGCTGCACACTGAAAGTAGAAAATGTAGAACCCGTACCTCCAAATATTTTGAAG TTTGACTTCCTTGGTAAAGATTCAATTAGATATCAGAATGAGGTTGAGGTTGAATCTGGAGTTTTCAAGGCAATTCAGCAGTTTCGAAGTG GGAAAGAGGGTAGTGAAGATCTTTTTGACAAGCTTGACACAAGTAAACTGAATGCTCATCTGAAGGAATTAATGCCTGGTCTTACTGCAAAAGTTTTTCGTACATATAATGCATCTATAACATTAGATGACATG TTAAGTAGGAAAACCAATGGTGGAGATGTCCTTGAGAAAGTAGTCGTATATCAACAAGCAAACAAGGAG GTTGCTATTATTTGTAATCATCAGCGTACTGTCTCAAAGACCCACAGTGCACAAATGTCTCGGCTGAATGAAAAGATTGAGGAACTCAAG GGTGTTCTGGAAGAATTGAAAACTGATTTGTCTAGGGCCAAAAAGGGGAAGCCACCATTAAAGAATGCTGATGGGAAGCCGAAGAGGAATTTGAATCCAGAAGC GCTTGAGAGAAAGATAGCTCAAACTAATGCTAAAATTGAGAAGATGGAACGGGACAAGGAGACCAAAGAGGATCTGAAAACTGTAGCATTGGGTACGTCAAAGATCAACTACCTTGATCCCAGAATAACAGTTGCATGGTGCAAGCGGCATGAAGTACCTATTGAGAAG ATATTCAACAAGTCACTTCTGGCCAAGTTTGCTTGGTCCATGGATGTTGATCCTAGCTTCAGATTCTGA
- the LOC113687872 gene encoding transcription initiation factor TFIID subunit 6-like isoform X1, translating to MSTVPQESIEVISQSLGINNLAPEVLPDLASDVEFRVREIMQEAIKCMRHSKRTTLTSEDVDSALGLRNVEPIHGFASGDPLRFKNAAGHNNLYYIRDKDVEFKDVIDAPLPKAPLETTLVAHWLAIEGVQPAIPENATLEVKSDNRKAEYREDGVSVDVKLPVKHVLSRELQLYFEKITELTVSRSSSILFKEALVSLATDSGLHPLVPYFAYFIADEVSRNLNNSYQLIGLMRLVWSLLQNPHIHIEPYLHQLMPSVMTCLVAKKLGNKFSDNHWELRNFTADLVALICKRYGHVYHNLQPRVTRTLVHTFLDPTKALPQHFGAIQGLAALGPSVVRLLVLPNLEPYLRLLEPEMLLEKQKNGMNRLAAWHVYGALIRAVGLCMYNRLKKLPTLLPPLRAMSRSNPKVITKIPSKRKATVDNMMQQPPLKKLATKGPMGSLTANSVPVDMSGTSGGYAANIQVTDSSFPSISKTFSNENVRGISARRDGVASQGHKSSAVLQQAWKEEFDTGNLLPLLYEYFGESMLNFVPTPEFSLLL from the exons ATGAGCACAGTGCCGCAGGAATCAATTGAAGTAATTTCACAAAGCTTAGGAATCAATAATTTAGCCCCGGAAGTCTTGCCTGATCTCGCTTCCGATGTGGAGTTCCGCGTTCGCGAGATTATGCAG GAGGCTATCAAATGCATGCGCCACTCCAAAAGAACTACTTTGACTTCTGAAGATGTGGACAGTGCCCTTGGCTTACGAAATGTTGAG CCTATACATGGGTTTGCTTCAGGAGATCCATTGCGGTTTAAAAATGCTGCTGGGCACAACAATTTGTATTACATTCGTGACAAAGATGTTGAATTCAAAGAT GTAATTGATGCTCCTTTACCGAAAGCGCCATTAGAGACCACACTTGTTGCTCATTGGTTAGCTATCGAAGGAGTTCAACCGGCTATTCCAGAGAATGCAACTCTTGAAG TGAAATCTGACAACAGAAAGGCTGAGTACAGAGAAGACGGTGTTTCTGTTGATGTTAAATTACCTGTGAAGCATGTATTGTCTCGTGAACTGCAG CTTTACTTTGAGAAAATTACTGAGCTTACTGTAAGTAGATCTAGCTCCATTCTCTTTAAAGAGGCACTAGTGAGCTTGGCAACTGACTCAGGGCTGCACCCTTTAGTTCCTTACTTTGCATATTTTATTGCTGACGAG GTTTCCAGGAATTTAAATAATTCTTATCAACTTATTGGTTTGATGCGGCTTGTCTGGAGCCTCCTGCAGAATCCTCATATCCACATTGAGCCATAT CTGCACCAATTAATGCCATCTGTAATGACATGTCTAGTGGCAAAAAAGTTGGGGAATAAGTTTTCAGATAATCACTGGGAGCTGAGAAACTTCACTGCTGACCTGGTTGCCTTAATATGCAAGAG GTATGGTCACGTTTATCACAATCTCCAGCCACGGGTGACAAGGACATTGGTTCACACCTTCTTAGATCCGACAAAAGCACTGCCTCAACATTTTGGTGCAATTCAAGGGTTGGCAGCCCTTGGACCTAGCGTG GTCCGTTTGCTTGTGCTACCCAACCTTGAGCCCTATTTGCGGCTTTTAGAGCCAGAAATGCTGCTGGAAAAGCAAAAGAATGGGATGAACAGGCTGGCAGCCTGGCATGTCTATGGAGCTTTAATA CGTGCAGTTGGTCTGTGCATGTACAATCGGCTTAAAAAGCTTCCTACCCTTCTGCCGCCTCTACGTGCCATGTCAAGGAGCAACCCAAAAGTCATCACTAAAATTCCAA GTAAACGTAAAGCTACTGTGGACAACATGATGCAGCAGCCACCACTTAAAAAATTGGCAACCAAAGGTCCAATGGGTTCTTTGACGGCAAACTCAGTGCCGGTAGACATGTCAGGCACTAGTGGTGGATATGCTGCAAATATTCAGGTTACGGATTCTAGTTTTCCGTCAATCTCAAAAACTTTCTCGAATGAAAATGTCAGAGGAATCAGTGCAAGAAGGGATGGGGTTGCTAGTCAAGGGCATAAATCATCAGCTGTTCTTCAACAGGCTTGGAAGGAGGAATTTGACACTGGAAACTTGTTGCCTCTATTGTACGAGTATTTTGGAGAGAGCATGTTAAATTTTGTACCCACACCTGAATTCTCTCTCCTCTTGTGA
- the LOC113687872 gene encoding transcription initiation factor TFIID subunit 6-like isoform X2, with translation MSTVPQESIEVISQSLGINNLAPEVLPDLASDVEFRVREIMQEAIKCMRHSKRTTLTSEDVDSALGLRNVEPIHGFASGDPLRFKNAAGHNNLYYIRDKDVEFKDVIDAPLPKAPLETTLVAHWLAIEGVQPAIPENATLEVKSDNRKAEYREDGVSVDVKLPVKHVLSRELQVSRNLNNSYQLIGLMRLVWSLLQNPHIHIEPYLHQLMPSVMTCLVAKKLGNKFSDNHWELRNFTADLVALICKRYGHVYHNLQPRVTRTLVHTFLDPTKALPQHFGAIQGLAALGPSVVRLLVLPNLEPYLRLLEPEMLLEKQKNGMNRLAAWHVYGALIRAVGLCMYNRLKKLPTLLPPLRAMSRSNPKVITKIPSKRKATVDNMMQQPPLKKLATKGPMGSLTANSVPVDMSGTSGGYAANIQVTDSSFPSISKTFSNENVRGISARRDGVASQGHKSSAVLQQAWKEEFDTGNLLPLLYEYFGESMLNFVPTPEFSLLL, from the exons ATGAGCACAGTGCCGCAGGAATCAATTGAAGTAATTTCACAAAGCTTAGGAATCAATAATTTAGCCCCGGAAGTCTTGCCTGATCTCGCTTCCGATGTGGAGTTCCGCGTTCGCGAGATTATGCAG GAGGCTATCAAATGCATGCGCCACTCCAAAAGAACTACTTTGACTTCTGAAGATGTGGACAGTGCCCTTGGCTTACGAAATGTTGAG CCTATACATGGGTTTGCTTCAGGAGATCCATTGCGGTTTAAAAATGCTGCTGGGCACAACAATTTGTATTACATTCGTGACAAAGATGTTGAATTCAAAGAT GTAATTGATGCTCCTTTACCGAAAGCGCCATTAGAGACCACACTTGTTGCTCATTGGTTAGCTATCGAAGGAGTTCAACCGGCTATTCCAGAGAATGCAACTCTTGAAG TGAAATCTGACAACAGAAAGGCTGAGTACAGAGAAGACGGTGTTTCTGTTGATGTTAAATTACCTGTGAAGCATGTATTGTCTCGTGAACTGCAG GTTTCCAGGAATTTAAATAATTCTTATCAACTTATTGGTTTGATGCGGCTTGTCTGGAGCCTCCTGCAGAATCCTCATATCCACATTGAGCCATAT CTGCACCAATTAATGCCATCTGTAATGACATGTCTAGTGGCAAAAAAGTTGGGGAATAAGTTTTCAGATAATCACTGGGAGCTGAGAAACTTCACTGCTGACCTGGTTGCCTTAATATGCAAGAG GTATGGTCACGTTTATCACAATCTCCAGCCACGGGTGACAAGGACATTGGTTCACACCTTCTTAGATCCGACAAAAGCACTGCCTCAACATTTTGGTGCAATTCAAGGGTTGGCAGCCCTTGGACCTAGCGTG GTCCGTTTGCTTGTGCTACCCAACCTTGAGCCCTATTTGCGGCTTTTAGAGCCAGAAATGCTGCTGGAAAAGCAAAAGAATGGGATGAACAGGCTGGCAGCCTGGCATGTCTATGGAGCTTTAATA CGTGCAGTTGGTCTGTGCATGTACAATCGGCTTAAAAAGCTTCCTACCCTTCTGCCGCCTCTACGTGCCATGTCAAGGAGCAACCCAAAAGTCATCACTAAAATTCCAA GTAAACGTAAAGCTACTGTGGACAACATGATGCAGCAGCCACCACTTAAAAAATTGGCAACCAAAGGTCCAATGGGTTCTTTGACGGCAAACTCAGTGCCGGTAGACATGTCAGGCACTAGTGGTGGATATGCTGCAAATATTCAGGTTACGGATTCTAGTTTTCCGTCAATCTCAAAAACTTTCTCGAATGAAAATGTCAGAGGAATCAGTGCAAGAAGGGATGGGGTTGCTAGTCAAGGGCATAAATCATCAGCTGTTCTTCAACAGGCTTGGAAGGAGGAATTTGACACTGGAAACTTGTTGCCTCTATTGTACGAGTATTTTGGAGAGAGCATGTTAAATTTTGTACCCACACCTGAATTCTCTCTCCTCTTGTGA
- the LOC113743436 gene encoding DNA topoisomerase 1 isoform X1, producing the protein MAVEACSTPSLLEDSDEENAPLVFKRTSSSSKQNLSNSDTKKLSSQKRDGQSSRNSSDVCPVNGQSSSAQTGRVVSSAKTPPAKSPLSSPKAANISAKTSLITSPGANSKPSSSTSATVKQLENHKNSPVVKLPKPSVPAAKPSSTPVDSDDDKPLMAKLPSGSSRAIVNHGNKDGDGSSLVQKPGVEEDEDSDDEKPLSSRYSSKSKLVESISKTRNPGEKKTLPAKVQQNGSALRDGPVGKSSSLSNKRPPGEVKSSDESAVKKPKLSGPTAAINKKQAMLKAEPKVEDNDDDILISQTAKKTFASASKPKSNDDDDDHVPITQRMKKSTTSVSQSSSVKKVAKVVSSSLKKTNKKSKKIIKKSKYSKSSKVPPGSGEGQKWTTLVHNGVIFPPPYKPHGVKMLYKGQPVTLTPEQEEVATMFAVMLDTDYMSKPQFKENFFSDWKKILGKNHTIQNLENCDFRPIYEWHQKEKEKKKQMTTEEKKSLKEEKLKQEEKYMWAIVDGVKEKVGNFRVEPPGLFRGRGEHPKMGKLKKRIRPRDITINIGKDAPIPECPIRGERWKEIRHDNTVTWLAFWNDPINPKEFKYVFLAASSTLKGQSDKEKYEKARLLKDYIHGIRTAYTKDFASKDPMKKQIAVATYLIDKLALRAGNEKDDDEADTVGCCTLKVENVEPVPPNILKFDFLGKDSIRYQNEVEVESGVFKAIQQFRSGKEGSEDLFDKLDTSKLNAHLKELMPGLTAKVFRTYNASITLDDMLSRKTNGGDVLEKVVVYQQANKEVAIICNHQRTVSKTHSAQMSRLNEKIEELKGVLEELKTDLSRAKKGKPPLKNADGKPKRNLNPEALERKIAQTNAKIEKMERDKETKEDLKTVALGTSKINYLDPRITVAWCKRHEVPIEKIFNKSLLAKFAWSMDVDPSFRF; encoded by the exons ATGGCTGTTGAGGCCTGTTCGACACCTAGTTTGCTGGAAGATAGCGATGAGGAGAATGCACCCTTAGTATTCAAGAGAACCAGCTCATCATCAAAGCAAAATCTATCTAACTCAGATACAAAGAAATTGTCATCTCAGAAGCGTGATGGACAATCATCTAGAAACAGTTCAGATGTATGTCCTGTGAATGGCCAAAGTTCTAGTGCTCAAACAGGTAGGGTAGTTTCCTCAGCCAAGACACCACCTGCCAAATCACCTCTTTCTAGCCCAAAAGCAGCAAATATCTCAGCCAAGACTTCATTGATTACGTCTCCTGGAGCAAATTCAAAACCATCTTCTTCTACATCTGCTACCGTGAAACAGctggaaaatcataaaaattccCCTGTGGTTAAGCTTCCAAAGCCTTCTGTACCTGCTGCTAAACCGAGTAGCACCCCTGTGGATTCTGATGATGACAAACCATTGATGGCTAAGCTTCCCAGTGGGTCATCCAGGGCAATTGTTAACCATGGTAATAAAGACGGTGATGGTTCCAGTTTGGTTCAGAAGCCAGGGGTCGAAGAAGATGAAGATTCAGATGACGAAAAACCTCTATCATCTAGGTATTCATCAAAGTCTAAGTTAGTTGAATCTATAAGCAAGACAAGAAACCCGGGTGAAAAGAAGACATTACCAGCTAAAGTTCAACAAAATGGTTCTGCCTTGAGGGATGGTCCTGTTGGCAAATCTTCTTCTCTGTCAAATAAAAGACCTCCTGGTGAGGTTAAATCTTCAGATGAGTCTGCAGTGAAAAAGCCTAAGCTTTCAGGTCCAACTGCAGCCATCAATAAGAAGCAGGCAATGCTCAAAGCAGAACCAAAGGTGGAGGATAATGATGATGATATTCTTATCTCGCAAACAGCCAAGAAGACGTTTGCTTCAGCCAGTAAGCCAAAGTCTAACGATGACGATGACGATCATGTTCCTATAACCCAGAGAATGAAGAAGTCAACTACTTCTGTTAGTCAGTCGTCTTCTGTGAAAAAAGTAGCTAAAGTTGTTTCATCTTCTCTGAAAAAAACGAATAAGAAgtctaagaaaataattaaaaagtcAAAGTACTCCAAGTCATCTAAAGTGCCTCCTGGCTCTGGAGAAGGTCAAAAGTGGACTACTTTGGTTCATAATGGTGTCATTTTTCCTCCTCCCTACAAGCCTCATGGGGTTAAGATGCTGTACAAGGGCCAGCCTGTTACTCTGACTCCTGAACAGGAGgag GTTGCTACTATGTTTGCTGTGATGTTAGATACTGATTACATGAGTAAACCTCAATTCAAAGAGAACTTCTTTAGTGACTGGAAAAAGATACTGGGAAAGAATCATACCATTCAGAACTTGGAAAACTGCGACTTCAGACCTATATATGAGTGGcatcagaaagaaaaggagaaaaagaaacagaTGACTACAGAA GAGAAGAAGTCCTTAAAAGAAGAGAAGCTTAAGCAAGAAGAGAAGTATATGTGGGCCATTGTTGATGGCGTCAAAGAGAAG GTTGGCAACTTCAGGGTGGAACCACCTGGATTGTTTCGAGGTCGTGGAGAGCATCCCAAG ATGGGAAAGTTGAAAAAACGCATTCGTCCAAGAGACATTACCATAAACATCGGAAAGGATGCTCCAATTCCAGAATGTCCCATCCGTGGTGAAAG ATGGAAGGAAATAAGGCATGACAACACAGTGACCTGGTTAGCATTTTGGAATGATCCAATTAATCCAAAGGAATTCAAATATGTTTTTCTTGCAGCCAGCAGCACCTTAAAGGGGCAAAgtgataaagaaaaatatgagaaggCAAGGCTGTTAAAG GACTATATTCATGGCATTAGAACTGCTTATACTAAGGATTTTGCCAGTAAAGATCCAATGAAGAAGCAAATAGCAGTTGCAACTTATCTTATAGATAAACTAGCCCTCAGGGCAGGCAATGAGAAG GATGATGATGAAGCAGATACAGTTGGTTGCTGCACACTGAAAGTAGAAAATGTAGAACCCGTACCTCCAAATATTTTGAAG TTTGACTTCCTTGGTAAAGATTCAATTAGATATCAGAATGAGGTTGAGGTTGAATCTGGAGTTTTCAAGGCAATTCAGCAGTTTCGAAGTG GGAAAGAGGGTAGTGAAGATCTTTTTGACAAGCTTGACACAAGTAAACTGAATGCTCATCTGAAGGAATTAATGCCTGGTCTTACTGCAAAAGTTTTTCGTACATATAATGCATCTATAACATTAGATGACATG TTAAGTAGGAAAACCAATGGTGGAGATGTCCTTGAGAAAGTAGTCGTATATCAACAAGCAAACAAGGAG GTTGCTATTATTTGTAATCATCAGCGTACTGTCTCAAAGACCCACAGTGCACAAATGTCTCGGCTGAATGAAAAGATTGAGGAACTCAAG GGTGTTCTGGAAGAATTGAAAACTGATTTGTCTAGGGCCAAAAAGGGGAAGCCACCATTAAAGAATGCTGATGGGAAGCCGAAGAGGAATTTGAATCCAGAAGC GCTTGAGAGAAAGATAGCTCAAACTAATGCTAAAATTGAGAAGATGGAACGGGACAAGGAGACCAAAGAGGATCTGAAAACTGTAGCATTGGGTACGTCAAAGATCAACTACCTTGATCCCAGAATAACAGTTGCATGGTGCAAGCGGCATGAAGTACCTATTGAGAAG ATATTCAACAAGTCACTTCTGGCCAAGTTTGCTTGGTCCATGGATGTTGATCCTAGCTTCAGATTCTGA
- the LOC113743737 gene encoding syntaxin-52 — protein MASSGDPWVKEYNEAVKLADDITNMISERNSLPATGPEAQRHASAIRRKITILSTRLESLQSLLSRLPGKQLTEKEMNRRKDMLANLRSKVNQMASTLNMSNFANRDSLLGPEIKPVDAMTRAKGLDNYGVVGLQRQVMKEQDEGLEKLEETVISTKHIALAVNEELDLHTRLIDNLDEHVDVTDSRLQRVQKRLAILNKKTKGGCSCMCLLLSVIGIVVLVAVIYLLVKYL, from the exons ATGGCGTCTTCTGGAGACCCGTGGGTGAAGGAGTACAATGAAGCGGTCAAACTCGCTGATGACATAACTAACATGATTTCAGAGAGGAATTCATTGCCTGCAACAGGGCCAGAGGCCCAGCGTCATGCATCTGCCATACGAAGGAAAATCACGATATTGTCCACTAGACTTGAGAGCCTACAATCTCTTCTTTCAAGGCTTCCTGGAAAGCAGCT GACAGAGAAAGAAATGAATCGCCGCAAAGATATGCTTGCAAATTTGAGATCAAAAGTAAACCAGATGGCCTCCACATTGAACATGTCAAACTTTGCCAATAGGGACAGCTTGCTTGGGCCTGAGATTAAGCCTGTTGATGCCATGACCAGAGCAAAAGGTCTTGACAACTATGGtgttgttggtcttcaacgacaAGTCATGAAAG AGCAAGATGAGGGCCTGGAGAAGTTGGAGGAGACAGTTATAAGCACCAAACACATTGCATTGGCAGTCAATGAAGAACTTGATCTACACACTAGACTAATT GATAACCTGGACGAACATGTGGATGTCACTGATTCCCGCTTACAG CGAGTGCAGAAGCGGCTtgcaattttgaacaaaaaaacCAAGGGTGGTTGCTCCTGCATGTGCCTGCTTTTATCCGTCATCGGCATTGTGGTTCTGGTTGCTGTAATATATCTACTGgttaaatatttgtaa
- the LOC113687873 gene encoding cell division protein FtsZ homolog 1, chloroplastic isoform X2 has product MHFSKDLPENSPFGRLQFLYANGLRQDKGCRCWWRWQQCRQPHDWQRFADAQALLQSAAGNPIQIGELLTRGLGTGGNPLLGEQAAEESKEAIANALKGSDMVFITAGMGGGTGSGAAPVVAEISKEGGYLTVGVVTYPFSFEGRKRSLQALEAIERLQKNVDTLIVIPNDRLLDIADEQTPLQDAFLLADDVLRQGVQGISDIITIPGLVNVDFADVKAVMKNSGTAMLGVGVSSSKNRAEEAAEQATLAPLIGSSIQSATGVVYNITGGKDITLQEVNRVSQVVTSLADPSANIIFGAVVDERYNGEIHVTIIATGFTQSFQKTLLTDPRGTKLAEKGTGTQDSLKLPVTMKSSAAPPLNSRPPRKLFF; this is encoded by the exons ATGCATTTCTCCAAGGACTTGCCGGAGAACTCACCGTTCGGGCGTCTGCAGTTCCTTTACGCCAATGGACTCCGCCAAGATAAAGGTTGTCGGTGTTGGTGGCGGTGGCAACAATGCCGTCAACCGCATGATTGGCAGAGGTTTGCAG ATGCTCAAGCACTGCTGCAATCTGCTGCTGGAAATCCAATTCAGATTGGAGAGCTTCTAACTCGTGGActtg GTACTGGGGGCAATCCCCTTCTGGGGGAGCAAGCTGCAGAAGAATCAAAGGAAGCCATTGCAAATGCTCTTAAAGGATCAGATATGGTGTTTATAACTGCTGGAATGGGTGGCGGAACAGGATCCGGTGCTGCTCCTGTTGTTGCTGAAATATCAAAGGAAGGTGGTTATTTGACTGTTGGTGTTGTCACATATCCTTTCAGCTTTGAAGGACGCAAACGATCCCTCCAG GCTTTGGAGGCTATAGAAAGACTTCAGAAAAATGTTGATACCCTAATAGTGATTCCAAATGACCGTTTACTGGATATTGCTGATGAGCAGACCCCCCTTCAGGATGCTTTCCTTCTAGCTGATGATGTTCTACGTCAGGGTGTCCAGGGAATTTCAGATATAATCACA ATACCTGGGCTGGTAAATGTGGATTTTGCAGATGTAAAGGCAGTCATGAAAAATTCTGGAACAGCTATGCTGGGAGTGGGTGTTTCTTCCAGCAAGAACCGTGCTGAAGAAGCAGCTGAACAGGCAACTCTGGCGCCTCTGATAGGATCATCCATTCAATCTGCTACTGGTGTAGTTTATAATATAACTGGAGGAAAGGACATAACCTTGCAAGAGGTGAATAGGGTATCGCAG GTGGTTACGAGCTTGGCAGATCCGTCAGCTAATATTATCTTTGGTGCTGTTGTGGATGAACGGTACAATGGAGAGATCCATGTAACAATTATTGCAACTGGCTTCACTCAATCATTTCAGAAGACTCTTCTAACCGACCCCAGGGGAACGAAGTTGGCTGAGAAGGGGACTGGAACCCAAGACAGCTTGAAATTACCTGTCACCATGAAGTCATCTGCCGCACCCCCTTTAAATTCTAGGCCTCCTAGGAagcttttcttttga
- the LOC113687873 gene encoding cell division protein FtsZ homolog 1, chloroplastic isoform X1, giving the protein MAATFGLTTPAAAAAELTSSSSTSVGIYHKTLSPFVSKVCISPRTCRRTHRSGVCSSFTPMDSAKIKVVGVGGGGNNAVNRMIGRGLQGVDFYAINTDAQALLQSAAGNPIQIGELLTRGLGTGGNPLLGEQAAEESKEAIANALKGSDMVFITAGMGGGTGSGAAPVVAEISKEGGYLTVGVVTYPFSFEGRKRSLQALEAIERLQKNVDTLIVIPNDRLLDIADEQTPLQDAFLLADDVLRQGVQGISDIITIPGLVNVDFADVKAVMKNSGTAMLGVGVSSSKNRAEEAAEQATLAPLIGSSIQSATGVVYNITGGKDITLQEVNRVSQVVTSLADPSANIIFGAVVDERYNGEIHVTIIATGFTQSFQKTLLTDPRGTKLAEKGTGTQDSLKLPVTMKSSAAPPLNSRPPRKLFF; this is encoded by the exons ATGGCCGCTACGTTTGGACTGACAACCCCAGCGGCCGCAGCTGCTGAGTTAACCTCGTCTTCTTCGACTTCCGTTGGAATTTACCACAAGACCCTCTCTCCATTCGTCTCCAAAGTATGCATTTCTCCAAGGACTTGCCGGAGAACTCACCGTTCGGGCGTCTGCAGTTCCTTTACGCCAATGGACTCCGCCAAGATAAAGGTTGTCGGTGTTGGTGGCGGTGGCAACAATGCCGTCAACCGCATGATTGGCAGAGGTTTGCAG GGTGTTGATTTTTATGCCATAAATACAGATGCTCAAGCACTGCTGCAATCTGCTGCTGGAAATCCAATTCAGATTGGAGAGCTTCTAACTCGTGGActtg GTACTGGGGGCAATCCCCTTCTGGGGGAGCAAGCTGCAGAAGAATCAAAGGAAGCCATTGCAAATGCTCTTAAAGGATCAGATATGGTGTTTATAACTGCTGGAATGGGTGGCGGAACAGGATCCGGTGCTGCTCCTGTTGTTGCTGAAATATCAAAGGAAGGTGGTTATTTGACTGTTGGTGTTGTCACATATCCTTTCAGCTTTGAAGGACGCAAACGATCCCTCCAG GCTTTGGAGGCTATAGAAAGACTTCAGAAAAATGTTGATACCCTAATAGTGATTCCAAATGACCGTTTACTGGATATTGCTGATGAGCAGACCCCCCTTCAGGATGCTTTCCTTCTAGCTGATGATGTTCTACGTCAGGGTGTCCAGGGAATTTCAGATATAATCACA ATACCTGGGCTGGTAAATGTGGATTTTGCAGATGTAAAGGCAGTCATGAAAAATTCTGGAACAGCTATGCTGGGAGTGGGTGTTTCTTCCAGCAAGAACCGTGCTGAAGAAGCAGCTGAACAGGCAACTCTGGCGCCTCTGATAGGATCATCCATTCAATCTGCTACTGGTGTAGTTTATAATATAACTGGAGGAAAGGACATAACCTTGCAAGAGGTGAATAGGGTATCGCAG GTGGTTACGAGCTTGGCAGATCCGTCAGCTAATATTATCTTTGGTGCTGTTGTGGATGAACGGTACAATGGAGAGATCCATGTAACAATTATTGCAACTGGCTTCACTCAATCATTTCAGAAGACTCTTCTAACCGACCCCAGGGGAACGAAGTTGGCTGAGAAGGGGACTGGAACCCAAGACAGCTTGAAATTACCTGTCACCATGAAGTCATCTGCCGCACCCCCTTTAAATTCTAGGCCTCCTAGGAagcttttcttttga
- the LOC113688591 gene encoding V-type proton ATPase subunit e1, giving the protein MGFFVTTLIFVAIGVIASLCARICCNRGPSANLLHLTLIITATVCCWLMWAIVYIAQMKPLIVPILSEE; this is encoded by the exons ATGGGGTTTTTTGTGACAACCCTAATTTTTGTTGCGATTGGCGTTATTGCATCTCTCTGCGCCAGAATTTGCTGTAACAGGGGTCCCTCGGCAAATCT GTTGCACCTGACGTTGATAATTACTGCAACAGTATGCTGTTGGCTGAT GTGGGCTATCGTATATATAGCACAGATGAAACCACTTATTGTTCCTATTTTAAGCGAAGAGTAA